A window of Desulfatiglans anilini DSM 4660 contains these coding sequences:
- a CDS encoding class I SAM-dependent rRNA methyltransferase produces the protein MPSDPAVILKPGKAKALQNRHPWVFSGAVAAWPESGEAGGLVRVLSHDGRFLGRGYLNRRSQISVRILTFDPEEAIDADFWLNRLDRAAALRQALMASSETDMLRLIHAEGDGLPGLIVDRYGDWLAVQFLTRGMDSRKALLTELLNRRFEPAGIWERSDAGVRRLEGLGSESGLLSGEPPPERLVLQEERIRFAVDIRKGHKTGFYLDQRENRLKAKRWFHSLGEGTLLNAFSYTGAFGICALAAGLSHVTHIDSSAAALELASENARINGFDPGSRTTAVSGDVFQVLRTFRDERRRFDAVVLDPPKLASNRGQILPASRGYKDLNLLAMQLLRPGGLLVTFSCSGLISPDLFQKILFASALDANRSVQILDWLNQAPDHPVPLYFPEAHYLKGFVCRVN, from the coding sequence ATGCCGAGCGACCCCGCCGTCATCCTGAAACCGGGCAAGGCGAAGGCCCTGCAGAACCGCCATCCCTGGGTCTTCTCCGGGGCCGTGGCGGCATGGCCTGAATCGGGCGAAGCCGGCGGGCTCGTGCGGGTCCTGAGCCATGACGGCCGGTTTCTCGGCCGGGGCTACCTGAACCGCCGCTCCCAGATCAGCGTCCGCATCCTCACGTTCGATCCGGAGGAGGCCATCGACGCCGATTTCTGGCTGAACCGCCTGGACCGTGCAGCAGCGCTCAGGCAGGCTCTCATGGCCTCCTCGGAGACCGACATGCTCCGGCTCATCCACGCCGAGGGAGACGGGCTTCCGGGGTTGATCGTCGACCGCTATGGGGACTGGCTGGCCGTGCAGTTCCTGACGCGCGGGATGGACTCCCGAAAGGCCCTCCTCACTGAACTTCTCAACCGCCGGTTTGAACCGGCGGGCATCTGGGAGCGAAGCGACGCAGGCGTCCGCCGGCTGGAGGGGCTCGGCTCCGAAAGCGGTCTGCTGTCCGGCGAACCCCCGCCGGAGCGTCTGGTCCTGCAGGAGGAGCGCATCCGCTTTGCGGTTGACATCCGCAAAGGGCACAAAACCGGTTTCTATCTCGACCAGCGTGAAAACAGGCTCAAGGCCAAACGCTGGTTCCATTCCCTCGGAGAAGGTACGCTCTTGAACGCCTTCAGCTACACGGGCGCCTTCGGCATCTGCGCACTCGCGGCCGGGCTGTCGCACGTCACCCACATCGACAGTTCCGCCGCCGCCTTGGAGCTCGCATCGGAAAACGCGCGGATCAACGGTTTCGATCCGGGATCCCGCACGACCGCCGTTTCCGGAGACGTCTTCCAGGTCCTGAGGACCTTTCGGGACGAACGGCGGCGATTCGATGCCGTCGTCCTGGATCCGCCCAAACTCGCCTCGAACCGCGGGCAGATCCTCCCGGCCTCCCGCGGCTACAAGGACCTGAACCTCCTCGCCATGCAGCTTCTCCGGCCGGGTGGTCTGCTGGTGACCTTTTCCTGCTCGGGCCTCATCAGCCCCGATCTTTTTCAGAAGATCCTTTTTGCCTCCGCGCTCGACGCAAACCGCAGCGTCCAGATCCTCGACTGGCTCAACCAGGCCCCGGACCACCCCGTCCCGCTCTATTTCCCCGAGGCCCACTATTTGAAGGGGTTCGTCTGCAGGGTGAACTGA
- a CDS encoding DUF4412 domain-containing protein — protein MRNRRRFSCRTACLFILSALILAAAPCRGTAEAGKVRDFSARQVIIAPDGKVEQAGELFMSEGKMRMQTFTAQSPEGITIIVRQDKKLQWMLNTHDKTYFERPLDENEFKQLMKSHVEEQSVKELGTETVNGYECKKKEMVVTVNVMGRTMTSKSIVWISDQFDIPLRTRNEDGTITEMREIKEGEQPGGLFEVPGGYRKVANMMELFPIEEEGEEAPPGQGFKIPDELKDKLPKGFKMPPIPQQ, from the coding sequence ATGCGGAATCGAAGACGTTTTTCATGCAGGACGGCTTGCCTTTTCATTCTTTCGGCCCTCATCCTGGCGGCCGCCCCCTGCCGCGGGACCGCCGAGGCCGGCAAGGTCAGGGATTTTTCAGCCCGGCAGGTGATCATCGCCCCTGACGGAAAGGTCGAACAGGCCGGCGAACTGTTTATGAGTGAAGGCAAGATGCGTATGCAGACCTTCACCGCTCAATCCCCCGAAGGCATTACGATCATCGTCCGGCAGGACAAAAAACTGCAGTGGATGCTCAACACGCACGACAAGACCTATTTCGAGCGTCCCCTGGATGAAAACGAATTCAAGCAGCTGATGAAGAGCCACGTGGAAGAGCAAAGCGTCAAGGAACTCGGCACCGAGACGGTCAACGGCTATGAATGCAAGAAGAAGGAGATGGTCGTCACCGTCAACGTCATGGGACGCACCATGACCTCGAAATCCATCGTCTGGATCTCCGACCAGTTCGACATCCCGCTCCGTACGCGCAATGAAGACGGCACCATAACCGAAATGCGGGAGATCAAGGAAGGCGAACAACCCGGCGGCCTTTTCGAGGTGCCCGGAGGCTATCGCAAAGTCGCCAACATGATGGAGCTCTTCCCGATTGAAGAGGAAGGAGAAGAGGCGCCTCCGGGGCAGGGCTTCAAGATCCCGGATGAACTCAAGGATAAGCTGCCCAAAGGCTTCAAGATGCCCCCCATCCCGCAGCAGTAG
- a CDS encoding arsenate reductase ArsC, giving the protein MRAKRVLFVCTHNSARSQMAEAFLNDLGKGRFEAESAGLEPRDINPYVVEAMQELGYDLSGKKTDGVFEFFRKGRLYSYVIFVCEKETEEKCPLFPGIQNRLHWPFPDPSTFTGTREEILSGVRRLRDAIRARIEDFLAKEAES; this is encoded by the coding sequence ATGAGGGCAAAACGCGTTCTTTTTGTGTGTACGCACAATTCAGCACGAAGCCAGATGGCGGAGGCGTTTTTGAATGATCTTGGGAAAGGCCGCTTCGAAGCGGAAAGTGCCGGGCTTGAACCGCGGGATATCAATCCGTATGTCGTCGAGGCGATGCAGGAACTCGGCTACGATCTGAGCGGAAAGAAAACCGACGGCGTCTTTGAATTCTTCAGGAAAGGCCGGCTGTACAGTTACGTTATATTTGTCTGCGAGAAAGAGACGGAGGAAAAATGCCCGCTTTTTCCAGGTATACAGAACCGCCTGCATTGGCCCTTCCCCGATCCGTCCACATTCACCGGGACACGCGAAGAGATCCTCTCCGGCGTTCGCAGGCTCCGAGATGCCATTCGGGCTCGTATTGAAGATTTTCTTGCAAAGGAAGCCGAATCTTGA
- a CDS encoding MBL fold metallo-hydrolase, whose amino-acid sequence MSGNLFCRWVFPLAATLLVAQGAADPASAEHVPLRITVVFNNVPQVPGLTTGWGFSCLVEGPGGNILFDTGGDGGILTGNMQKLGLDPKRVDAVFLSHMHGDHTGGLDAILGQRSGVPVIVPTEFPQTFKHWIAGRGGVVKAVAAGDTVAKGVYTTGALPDGIAEQAMILETESGLVVITGCAHPGIDRIAAAAARLRGKKITLLMGGFHLGGASREEIREIIARLETLGVEKVAPSHCTGEAATALFSQAWGSRFLEGGLGATFLIPDPGAHISADRAS is encoded by the coding sequence ATGTCCGGGAATCTGTTTTGCCGATGGGTTTTTCCATTGGCGGCGACCCTCCTTGTCGCGCAAGGCGCCGCTGATCCAGCCTCAGCGGAGCACGTTCCGCTGCGCATCACCGTCGTTTTCAACAACGTCCCTCAGGTTCCCGGGCTCACCACGGGCTGGGGCTTCTCCTGCCTCGTCGAAGGCCCGGGCGGGAACATCCTGTTCGATACCGGGGGGGACGGCGGGATATTGACCGGCAATATGCAAAAGCTCGGTCTGGATCCGAAACGCGTCGATGCCGTTTTTCTCTCTCACATGCACGGGGATCATACCGGAGGACTCGATGCGATCCTCGGTCAACGATCCGGGGTGCCGGTCATCGTACCGACCGAATTCCCGCAGACCTTCAAGCACTGGATCGCCGGCAGGGGAGGGGTTGTAAAGGCGGTAGCCGCCGGTGACACGGTCGCAAAAGGCGTTTATACGACGGGGGCCCTTCCCGATGGCATCGCCGAACAGGCCATGATCCTGGAGACGGAGAGCGGGCTGGTGGTGATTACCGGCTGCGCCCATCCGGGGATCGATCGCATCGCGGCGGCTGCCGCCCGGCTCAGGGGCAAAAAGATCACCCTTTTGATGGGTGGCTTCCATCTCGGGGGAGCTTCTCGGGAGGAGATCCGGGAGATCATTGCGCGTCTCGAGACCCTTGGAGTCGAAAAGGTTGCGCCGAGTCACTGCACCGGCGAGGCGGCCACGGCCTTGTTCAGTCAGGCATGGGGCAGCCGCTTCCTGGAAGGGGGGTTGGGAGCGACCTTTCTTATACCTGATCCAGGTGCTCATATTTCAGCAGATCGAGCATCGTGA
- a CDS encoding CBS domain-containing protein, producing the protein MKIKEILETIKERDIPLVMEDDTIQEVLQKMLKHPHTRLIYVVDVDGKCQGIISLGALIRHLFAHGFEPVVHTRFLIPMITSETARHIMDTGVVYASREDAIEAVIKRMIQSGIKEIPILDAEKRIIGDVTMLDLLKYEHLDQV; encoded by the coding sequence ATGAAAATAAAAGAGATTCTTGAAACGATAAAAGAAAGGGACATCCCTCTTGTGATGGAAGACGACACCATCCAGGAAGTCCTTCAAAAGATGCTGAAGCATCCTCATACCCGCCTGATCTATGTCGTGGATGTGGACGGAAAATGCCAAGGCATCATATCACTGGGAGCATTGATCCGGCATCTTTTTGCACACGGCTTCGAGCCAGTCGTTCATACCCGGTTTTTGATACCCATGATCACCTCCGAAACAGCGAGGCACATTATGGACACAGGGGTGGTCTATGCTTCCAGGGAGGATGCTATCGAAGCCGTTATCAAGCGTATGATCCAATCAGGGATAAAAGAAATTCCCATTCTCGATGCAGAAAAAAGGATCATTGGGGATGTCACGATGCTCGATCTGCTGAAATATGAGCACCTGGATCAGGTATAA
- a CDS encoding cation:proton antiporter: MMGSFEIGPLESLGILLLCGYFSGRLANRLRFPRVTGYIAAGILLSPSVSGIIPAELTQTRLSIINDIALAVIAFSIGGSLIFSKLKLLGKKIFIINLTEALGAFCVTFTLLALLSPSIFQLNHFSGSSAEVYLPFALIIAAVSAATAPAAIMAIVHEYKARGPLTTTLLGVVALDDAMAIILYAFASTAVQALTQAGGPSLYRMAAEPALTIFGSIALGALLGFLLSLMAPRINKKESRLIVLLGTTFLCSAIAAHLGLSPLLACMMVGFLVANTARHSGRLFQALEDVEEPIFVLFFSLAGAHFDFTVIKTAGAIGFLILLCRFAGKFFGTRLGAGLSHAPSVVKRYLGYGLLPSAGVTLGLIFMARSLVQPPVFEMMVNAVLASVILNELVAPPLVKYALKAAGEAVEASHENKRDS; this comes from the coding sequence ATGATGGGATCTTTCGAAATCGGACCTTTGGAGTCGCTCGGCATCCTGCTTCTGTGCGGTTATTTCAGCGGCCGGCTCGCCAACCGGCTCAGGTTTCCGCGCGTCACCGGCTACATCGCGGCGGGGATCCTCCTGAGCCCGTCTGTCAGCGGAATCATCCCCGCTGAACTGACACAAACAAGATTATCCATCATCAACGATATCGCCCTCGCTGTCATCGCCTTTTCCATCGGCGGAAGCCTGATATTTTCAAAGCTCAAGCTGCTCGGGAAAAAGATCTTCATCATCAATCTGACCGAAGCCCTCGGGGCCTTCTGCGTGACGTTCACCCTGCTTGCGCTCCTGAGCCCCTCTATTTTCCAGTTGAACCACTTCTCGGGGTCGTCTGCAGAAGTCTATCTGCCGTTCGCGCTCATCATTGCGGCGGTTTCCGCCGCCACGGCCCCCGCCGCCATCATGGCCATCGTGCACGAATACAAGGCCAGAGGACCGCTGACCACCACGCTCCTGGGCGTCGTAGCCTTGGATGACGCCATGGCGATCATCCTTTATGCCTTTGCCTCCACCGCAGTCCAGGCGTTGACGCAAGCAGGAGGCCCGTCCCTGTACAGAATGGCTGCGGAGCCTGCGCTGACCATCTTCGGCTCCATCGCCTTGGGGGCACTGCTGGGATTTCTGCTCAGTCTTATGGCACCCCGGATCAATAAGAAGGAATCCCGCTTGATCGTGCTTTTGGGAACCACCTTCCTTTGCTCGGCCATCGCCGCGCACTTGGGCCTTTCCCCCCTCCTGGCCTGCATGATGGTTGGATTCCTTGTCGCCAACACGGCCAGGCACAGCGGTCGGCTTTTTCAGGCCCTGGAGGATGTCGAGGAGCCGATTTTCGTCCTCTTTTTCAGCCTCGCCGGGGCTCATTTCGACTTCACTGTCATCAAAACGGCCGGAGCGATAGGCTTCCTGATCCTCTTGTGCCGTTTCGCGGGCAAGTTTTTTGGGACAAGACTGGGGGCAGGGCTTTCGCATGCCCCATCCGTTGTCAAAAGATATCTCGGATATGGTCTCCTTCCCAGCGCAGGCGTCACCCTGGGGCTGATCTTCATGGCCCGGTCACTCGTGCAGCCACCGGTGTTCGAGATGATGGTCAATGCGGTGCTTGCTTCAGTCATCCTGAACGAACTGGTGGCTCCTCCGCTGGTCAAATACGCCCTGAAAGCGGCAGGCGAAGCTGTTGAGGCAAGCCATGAAAATAAAAGAGATTCTTGA
- the pgl gene encoding 6-phosphogluconolactonase, with protein sequence MRIEVLSNTEAVAKRAAAFLAERARDAIAARGVFVMALSGGKSPWAMLRALADETVPWEKVHVVQVDERVATAGHPDRNLTHLRECLLERANLHEGRIHPMPVEYPDLAAAAECYAQTLQDITGTPAVLDLVHLGLGSDGHTASLVPGDPVLQVLDRDVAVTGAYQGRPRMTLTYPLLNRSREILWIVTGAEKAPMLKRLLEGDASIPAGRIRRDSALVLADRAAAGE encoded by the coding sequence ATGCGAATCGAAGTGCTTTCGAACACCGAGGCGGTTGCAAAGAGAGCGGCGGCATTCCTCGCAGAAAGAGCGCGGGATGCCATTGCCGCTCGCGGCGTGTTTGTCATGGCTTTGAGCGGAGGGAAATCCCCGTGGGCCATGCTCCGCGCCCTGGCTGACGAGACGGTCCCCTGGGAAAAGGTCCATGTCGTGCAGGTGGACGAGCGGGTTGCGACTGCTGGGCATCCGGACCGGAACCTGACGCATCTGCGGGAATGCCTTCTTGAACGCGCAAATCTGCACGAAGGCCGGATCCACCCCATGCCGGTGGAGTACCCCGATCTGGCGGCTGCGGCCGAATGCTATGCCCAAACGCTTCAGGACATCACGGGAACGCCCGCCGTCCTCGATCTCGTTCATTTGGGCCTCGGATCCGACGGGCACACGGCGTCCTTGGTGCCCGGAGATCCCGTGCTGCAGGTTTTGGATCGGGATGTGGCCGTGACGGGGGCGTACCAGGGACGGCCCAGGATGACCTTGACCTACCCGCTGCTCAACCGCTCACGGGAGATCTTGTGGATCGTGACAGGGGCCGAAAAGGCCCCGATGCTCAAACGCCTGCTGGAGGGCGACGCCTCCATCCCGGCCGGACGCATCCGCCGGGACTCGGCTCTGGTGCTGGCTGACCGTGCCGCCGCAGGAGAATAG
- a CDS encoding MgtC/SapB family protein yields the protein MEAQYGPFLRMGVALAIGLLIGIERGWQGREAQEGERVAGLRTFALIGLLGGGGGLLGLAHGPLLIGILFLGLAGLMAAVYIANLRQNKDAGITSEIAGLLTFVFGALAGSGQMVIAAACAVIAALLLSHKGVLHRWLGALRENELTAGVKLLLISVVLLPLLPDRGFGPWRILNPYVIWWMVVLVAAISFAGYFAIRVGGPRRGSAFAGVFGGLASSTALTLNFARLSSARPEFATVLAGGTLVACGTMFPRMVLVAGGIHPPLFKPLLMPALVMSLVIYGPAALCLFKSTDVKEDAGRSLRNPLELKSALTFGALLAGVMLMGKAFTEWFGEAGIWALAAASGVADVDAITLSLTRMSQQGLDVPVAAMGIVIAAAVNSMVKGVMALVVGHRSMGWRVCLPLTVAAAAGVSIAMWMP from the coding sequence ATGGAAGCTCAGTATGGTCCGTTTTTGCGGATGGGCGTCGCATTGGCGATCGGGCTTCTGATCGGAATCGAGCGGGGCTGGCAGGGCCGGGAGGCCCAGGAGGGCGAGCGGGTGGCGGGGCTGCGGACCTTTGCCCTGATCGGTCTCCTTGGCGGCGGGGGCGGTCTGCTGGGCCTCGCCCATGGGCCCCTCCTGATCGGGATCCTTTTCCTCGGTCTGGCCGGGCTGATGGCGGCGGTCTACATCGCCAACCTCAGGCAGAACAAGGATGCCGGCATCACCAGCGAGATCGCGGGCCTGCTGACCTTTGTCTTCGGGGCCCTGGCAGGCTCCGGCCAGATGGTGATCGCTGCGGCCTGCGCGGTCATTGCGGCGCTCCTCTTGAGCCACAAGGGCGTTTTGCACCGCTGGCTGGGCGCCCTGCGCGAAAACGAGCTGACGGCCGGCGTCAAACTGCTTCTCATCTCCGTCGTCCTTTTGCCGCTGCTGCCCGACCGGGGCTTCGGACCGTGGCGGATATTGAATCCCTATGTCATCTGGTGGATGGTGGTCCTGGTCGCGGCGATTTCCTTCGCCGGGTATTTCGCCATCCGGGTGGGCGGCCCCCGTCGAGGGTCGGCCTTTGCCGGCGTTTTCGGGGGTCTGGCCTCTTCCACAGCCCTGACGCTCAATTTTGCCCGCCTTTCATCCGCACGACCGGAATTCGCGACGGTCCTCGCCGGTGGGACCCTCGTCGCCTGCGGTACGATGTTCCCGCGCATGGTGCTCGTAGCCGGCGGAATTCACCCCCCTCTCTTCAAACCGTTGCTGATGCCGGCGCTGGTGATGTCCCTGGTCATCTATGGACCGGCCGCACTGTGTCTCTTCAAATCGACCGATGTGAAAGAGGATGCGGGGCGGTCCCTCCGCAACCCGCTCGAACTGAAATCGGCCCTCACGTTCGGCGCTCTGCTCGCCGGTGTGATGCTGATGGGGAAGGCGTTCACGGAATGGTTCGGGGAGGCGGGGATATGGGCCCTCGCGGCTGCTTCCGGAGTTGCCGATGTGGACGCGATCACCCTGTCGCTGACGCGCATGAGCCAGCAGGGGCTGGATGTGCCGGTTGCCGCGATGGGCATCGTCATCGCCGCCGCGGTCAACTCGATGGTCAAAGGGGTGATGGCCCTGGTCGTCGGGCACAGGAGTATGGGTTGGCGCGTGTGCCTGCCGCTGACCGTCGCCGCTGCGGCGGGCGTGTCGATCGCGATGTGGATGCCGTAA
- a CDS encoding threonine ammonia-lyase produces the protein MAAITLETIREAARAINEHITRTPCAPSRTLSEITGAQVFIKFENLQFTGSFKERGALFKLLSLTPSERSAGVIAMSAGNHAQAVAYHARRLGIPAVIVMPRFTPHVKVEHTKRFGAEVILHGEDLTEAGEFASTTAARRGLHLIHPYDDERIIAGQGTVALEFLEAQPALECLLIPVGGGGLIAGNALAAKAINPAIRVFGVQTARYPSMRQALAGEPIRCGRSTLAEGIAVKSPGRLTLPIIRESVEEILLVDENDIEKAVLLFLEVEKTVAEGAGAAGLAALLANPERFRGLRVGLVLSGGNIDLMVLSTIIQRGLVRTGRLGRLTVELADSPGSLAEVTAVLGRLEANIVEVLHQRTFVSLPLQSAEVEFILQTRGLPHMRAVVEGLRAEGIEGHWVEQQAD, from the coding sequence ATGGCTGCCATCACCCTTGAAACGATCCGGGAGGCGGCTCGGGCCATCAACGAGCATATCACCCGGACGCCCTGCGCCCCATCCCGGACGCTTTCGGAGATCACCGGCGCCCAGGTGTTCATCAAGTTCGAAAACCTGCAATTCACCGGATCCTTCAAGGAGCGGGGCGCCCTCTTCAAACTCTTGAGTCTGACCCCGAGCGAGCGCAGTGCGGGCGTCATCGCGATGTCGGCGGGCAACCACGCCCAGGCCGTCGCCTACCACGCCCGCCGGCTCGGGATACCCGCCGTCATCGTCATGCCCCGCTTCACCCCGCACGTCAAGGTCGAGCATACAAAGCGGTTCGGTGCCGAGGTCATCCTCCACGGGGAAGACCTCACCGAAGCCGGCGAGTTCGCAAGCACGACGGCTGCACGCCGGGGGCTTCACCTCATTCACCCCTACGACGACGAAAGGATCATCGCAGGCCAGGGGACCGTCGCCCTGGAGTTCCTCGAGGCGCAGCCCGCCCTCGAGTGCCTGCTGATTCCGGTCGGAGGCGGGGGGCTCATCGCCGGCAACGCCCTGGCTGCAAAGGCCATCAATCCGGCCATCCGTGTATTCGGGGTGCAGACGGCGCGCTATCCTTCCATGCGGCAGGCCCTTGCAGGCGAGCCCATCCGCTGCGGACGTTCGACCCTCGCCGAGGGGATCGCCGTCAAATCACCGGGTCGCCTCACCCTGCCGATTATCCGGGAGTCTGTGGAAGAGATCCTGCTGGTCGATGAAAACGATATAGAAAAAGCGGTCCTCCTGTTCCTGGAGGTGGAAAAAACGGTCGCGGAAGGCGCCGGCGCCGCCGGGCTCGCAGCGCTCCTCGCAAACCCGGAGCGCTTCCGGGGCCTCCGGGTAGGCCTGGTCCTCTCGGGCGGGAACATCGACCTCATGGTGCTTTCCACCATCATCCAGCGTGGTCTGGTCCGCACCGGCCGGCTCGGACGACTCACCGTCGAACTCGCCGACTCGCCCGGTTCTCTGGCGGAGGTCACGGCCGTCCTCGGACGGCTGGAGGCGAACATCGTCGAAGTCCTGCATCAACGGACCTTCGTCAGCCTCCCCCTGCAGTCGGCGGAGGTGGAGTTCATCCTCCAGACACGGGGGCTTCCCCACATGCGCGCGGTGGTCGAAGGTCTCCGGGCGGAGGGCATCGAGGGCCATTGGGTGGAGCAGCAGGCGGACTGA
- a CDS encoding deaminase, which produces MNRKSTESFNHGTKKNSEGLQPNQLNDMNLLCIGGNGMVYHIRRFRRYIVIAIVFLFCLQPSVCPAEDPAAPAPDLDRILKRIEAYTPDPRYPDDPFILVTLREAVAGKQEGSGGVGACLVMEGTGEIVERGHNRQYSPHFRSDLHAEMDLLNRFENRRNIQRNVDGTSQNPRQVDGLVLYSSFEPCPMCLTRIINAGIKKTLYAVPDPMGGMCSRINQLPPFWSEMARGRYYGPAACSPELKKIAIELFGHYAARMTATE; this is translated from the coding sequence ATGAACCGAAAATCCACAGAGAGCTTCAATCATGGCACCAAGAAGAATTCTGAAGGGCTTCAGCCGAATCAACTGAACGACATGAATCTACTTTGCATCGGAGGCAACGGGATGGTGTACCACATTCGAAGATTTCGGAGATATATCGTCATTGCGATAGTTTTTCTGTTCTGCCTGCAGCCTTCGGTCTGTCCGGCCGAAGACCCTGCCGCGCCGGCCCCCGATCTGGATCGCATCCTGAAGCGTATCGAAGCCTATACGCCGGACCCAAGATACCCGGACGACCCGTTCATCCTCGTGACGCTGCGCGAAGCCGTGGCGGGCAAGCAGGAAGGGAGCGGCGGAGTAGGCGCCTGCCTGGTGATGGAGGGCACGGGGGAGATCGTCGAACGAGGCCACAACAGGCAATACTCGCCGCACTTCCGAAGCGACCTGCACGCCGAGATGGACCTCTTGAACCGCTTCGAGAACCGCCGCAACATCCAGAGGAACGTTGACGGCACATCCCAGAACCCAAGGCAGGTGGACGGTTTGGTGCTTTACAGTTCCTTCGAGCCATGCCCCATGTGCCTCACACGGATCATCAACGCCGGCATCAAAAAGACGCTTTATGCCGTACCGGACCCCATGGGGGGCATGTGCAGCAGGATCAACCAACTCCCGCCCTTCTGGAGCGAGATGGCTCGAGGCCGCTACTACGGCCCGGCCGCCTGCTCTCCCGAACTCAAGAAAATCGCCATCGAGCTGTTCGGCCACTATGCAGCGCGCATGACCGCAACGGAGTGA
- a CDS encoding energy transducer TonB codes for MTNSIPLVGKKKKPNWLLRSLILVSLGVHTILFFHIAGIYRSSVLEYIELTVQDIPKSITRHIPRPRLRPPPPEPRDLQKPTVQHRPIPSVAPMKMEPVDTQAPDSLVERIAVPRVPGAPSVRVDRWASPVIEEPSPGFSSHASYLEIVRLKIERQKKYPEAAKAMQIQGRVKVTFVITLDGNIRDLEIVESSRHADLDTAALRAVREAAPFPKPPASLFTREIPLVFTAVFELI; via the coding sequence ATGACGAACTCGATACCCCTTGTCGGGAAAAAGAAGAAGCCCAATTGGCTCCTGAGAAGCCTCATCCTGGTTTCCCTCGGGGTTCATACCATCCTTTTTTTCCATATCGCCGGCATTTACAGATCGAGTGTGCTCGAGTACATCGAACTGACCGTCCAGGACATCCCCAAGTCGATCACCCGCCACATCCCCCGCCCCCGTCTCAGGCCCCCGCCGCCCGAACCCAGGGATCTGCAGAAGCCGACAGTCCAACACCGTCCCATCCCCTCCGTCGCACCGATGAAGATGGAGCCCGTGGACACCCAGGCGCCGGACAGCCTGGTCGAGCGCATTGCGGTCCCCCGGGTGCCCGGAGCGCCTTCCGTCCGTGTCGATCGATGGGCCTCCCCGGTCATTGAAGAGCCGTCCCCTGGATTTAGCAGTCATGCCAGCTATCTCGAAATCGTCCGGCTCAAGATCGAACGGCAGAAGAAATACCCCGAGGCCGCCAAGGCGATGCAGATCCAGGGCCGGGTGAAAGTGACATTCGTGATCACCCTCGATGGGAATATCCGAGACCTCGAGATTGTGGAATCCTCGCGGCACGCCGACCTGGATACGGCCGCCCTTCGGGCGGTCCGTGAGGCAGCCCCGTTCCCGAAGCCCCCGGCAAGCCTCTTCACCCGGGAGATCCCGCTGGTGTTCACCGCGGTCTTCGAACTGATCTGA
- a CDS encoding ExbD/TolR family protein, translating to MLNRPRRRNQSGVQIPLTSLIDIVFLLLIYFLLTTNFLVEEGIKIKLPQAKAAAPQTEEVITVYVDPEGRAYIGTEEVSLAALFDRLKAIIGTSEDSLVVVRADRTVVLNKAVKVMDIAKAAGAGRLCLATEKDL from the coding sequence ATGTTGAACCGCCCCAGACGCAGGAACCAGAGCGGGGTGCAGATCCCCCTCACCTCCCTCATCGACATCGTTTTCCTTCTCCTGATCTATTTTCTGCTCACCACGAACTTCCTGGTCGAAGAAGGGATCAAGATCAAGCTTCCACAGGCCAAAGCGGCGGCCCCGCAGACCGAGGAGGTCATCACCGTCTACGTCGACCCGGAAGGAAGGGCCTACATCGGGACCGAGGAGGTGTCGCTGGCCGCCCTTTTCGACCGGTTGAAGGCGATCATCGGCACGAGTGAAGACAGCCTCGTCGTGGTCCGGGCAGACCGCACCGTGGTCCTGAACAAGGCGGTGAAGGTCATGGACATCGCCAAAGCGGCGGGGGCAGGCAGGCTTTGCCTTGCCACGGAAAAGGATCTCTAA